In one Streptomyces sp. T12 genomic region, the following are encoded:
- a CDS encoding cupin domain-containing protein, producing the protein MTPEELVAHYALEPIPREGGLFRRTWAGPELADGRPQGSAIVVLLTADDFSALHRLPSDEVWHFYLGDPLDMLLLAPDGTSRTAVLGPDILRGQHIQLTVPAGSWMGARVAAGGSWTFFGCTMAPGFTYEGYEHGDLAQLTARYPAEAARIAGLCRP; encoded by the coding sequence GTGACCCCCGAAGAGCTCGTCGCGCACTACGCACTGGAGCCGATCCCGCGCGAGGGCGGGCTGTTCCGGCGTACGTGGGCGGGACCGGAGCTGGCCGACGGGCGCCCGCAGGGCTCCGCGATCGTCGTCCTCCTCACCGCGGACGACTTCTCGGCCCTGCACCGTCTGCCGTCCGACGAGGTCTGGCACTTCTATCTGGGCGACCCCCTGGACATGCTGCTCCTCGCCCCCGACGGCACGTCCCGCACCGCCGTACTCGGCCCCGACATACTGCGCGGCCAGCACATCCAGCTCACTGTCCCCGCCGGAAGCTGGATGGGCGCCCGGGTGGCGGCGGGCGGGTCCTGGACCTTCTTCGGCTGCACGATGGCGCCCGGCTTCACCTACGAGGGCTACGAGCACGGCGACCTGGCGCAGCTCACGGCGCGCTATCCCGCCGAAGCCGCCCGGATCGCGGGACTGTGCCGTCCATGA
- a CDS encoding carbohydrate ABC transporter permease, whose amino-acid sequence MSTTTAPLNASKQRTPIRPARILLHLFLASMALAWLAPLLWAVYAALRPYAETSEKGYVSWPDTLTFDNFTNAFQQSDMTHYFGNTMLIAVPAVLVTLFLSSMVAFYVSRFDFRINLFLLLVFTAGNLLPQQVIITPLYRLYLLIDLPGITMSGKLYDSALGLVLIHVAFQSGFCAFVLSNYMKMLPHELTEAALVDGASVWRLYWQITLPLCKPAMAALGTLLSIWIYNDFFWALVLISTGENMPITSALNNLSGQYFTDPNLIAAGALITAVPVLVVYFLLQRQFVSGLTLGANKG is encoded by the coding sequence ATGAGCACCACCACCGCCCCCCTCAATGCGTCCAAGCAGCGCACCCCGATCCGCCCGGCCAGGATCCTGCTGCACCTCTTCCTCGCCTCGATGGCACTGGCCTGGCTCGCCCCGCTGCTGTGGGCCGTCTACGCCGCCCTGCGCCCCTACGCCGAAACGAGTGAGAAGGGCTACGTGTCCTGGCCCGACACGCTGACGTTCGACAACTTCACGAACGCCTTCCAGCAGTCGGACATGACGCACTACTTCGGCAACACCATGCTCATCGCCGTCCCGGCCGTACTGGTGACCCTCTTCCTGTCCTCGATGGTCGCCTTCTACGTCAGCCGCTTCGACTTCCGCATCAACCTGTTCCTGCTGCTCGTCTTCACCGCCGGCAACCTCCTCCCGCAGCAGGTCATCATCACCCCCCTCTACCGGCTCTACCTCCTGATCGACCTGCCCGGCATCACCATGAGCGGCAAGCTCTACGACTCCGCCCTCGGCCTGGTCCTCATCCACGTCGCCTTCCAGTCCGGGTTCTGCGCCTTCGTACTCAGCAACTACATGAAGATGCTCCCCCACGAACTCACCGAAGCCGCACTCGTCGACGGCGCCTCCGTATGGCGGCTGTACTGGCAGATCACCCTCCCCCTGTGCAAACCGGCGATGGCCGCCCTCGGCACCCTGCTGTCCATCTGGATCTACAACGACTTCTTCTGGGCCCTCGTACTGATCTCCACCGGCGAGAACATGCCGATCACCTCGGCACTGAACAACCTCTCCGGGCAGTACTTCACCGACCCCAACCTCATCGCCGCCGGCGCCCTCATCACCGCCGTCCCGGTCCTGGTCGTGTACTTCCTCCTCCAGCGCCAGTTCGTCAGCGGCCTCACCCTCGGCGCCAACAAGGGCTGA
- a CDS encoding beta-galactosidase — protein MKRELSLPGIAYGGDYNPEQWPEEVWAEDMRLMREAGVTMVSVGIFSWALLEPAEGEYDFSLLDRVLGLLHDNGIAADLATPTAAPPAWFFKAHPEALPVDKDGRGLSYGSRQTFCPSSPAYREAALRMAGEIARRYADHPAVAMWHVHNEYGCHNAECYCDESAAAFRRWLRSRYADDLAALNEAWGTRFWSQWYYSWDEIIPPRPTGAVPNPTHQLDWRRFCSDELLSLYEAEREVLLEAAPATPATTNFMVMYNFDALDYWRWAPKLDVVSNDHYLQSADPESQIDIALSGDLVRSLAGGPWLLMEHSTGAVNWQPVNRAKGPGELRRNALAHVARGADGIAYFQWRAAKAGAEQWHSAMLPHAGTDSQIWRDVVRLGADLRALAEVRGSVGTAEVAVVWDWNARWAMELPSQPSAELRFQDLVRAWYEPLWRSGVAVDFVRPDADLSGYRVVLAPSLYLVDDEGASNLTAFAERGGTLAVGFHSGAVDENCHVRLGGYPGAFREALGVLTDELFPLLPGESVGLSGGGTGALWSERVRLAGAEPVESYTTGPLAGGPAVTRNSLGEGTTWYLATQPDAATLAGLLDRIRAEAGVKPVRTTPQGVEAVLRRGSDADYLFLINHTDRPAHIAVAVDATELLTGKPVPGAVSVPAGETAVVREPHGD, from the coding sequence ATGAAGCGCGAACTGTCCCTCCCCGGCATCGCCTACGGCGGCGACTACAACCCCGAGCAGTGGCCCGAGGAGGTCTGGGCCGAGGACATGCGCCTGATGCGCGAGGCCGGGGTGACCATGGTCAGCGTCGGCATCTTCTCCTGGGCGCTGCTGGAGCCGGCCGAGGGCGAGTACGACTTCTCGTTGCTGGACCGCGTCCTCGGCCTGCTGCACGACAACGGCATCGCGGCGGACCTCGCGACCCCGACGGCGGCACCCCCGGCGTGGTTCTTCAAGGCCCACCCGGAGGCGCTGCCGGTCGACAAGGACGGCCGCGGACTGTCGTACGGCAGCCGCCAGACGTTCTGCCCGAGCAGCCCGGCGTACCGCGAGGCGGCCCTGCGCATGGCGGGCGAGATCGCCCGCCGTTACGCGGACCACCCGGCCGTGGCGATGTGGCACGTCCACAACGAGTACGGCTGCCACAACGCGGAGTGTTACTGCGACGAGAGCGCGGCCGCCTTCCGGCGTTGGCTGCGTAGCAGGTACGCGGACGATCTGGCAGCCCTGAACGAGGCATGGGGAACGCGTTTCTGGAGCCAGTGGTACTACTCCTGGGACGAAATCATCCCGCCCCGCCCCACGGGCGCCGTCCCGAACCCCACCCACCAGCTGGACTGGCGCCGCTTCTGCAGTGACGAGCTGCTGTCGCTGTACGAGGCGGAGCGCGAGGTCCTGCTGGAGGCGGCCCCGGCCACCCCTGCCACCACCAACTTCATGGTGATGTACAACTTCGACGCGCTGGACTACTGGCGCTGGGCCCCGAAGCTGGACGTCGTCTCCAACGACCACTACCTCCAGTCCGCCGACCCCGAGTCGCAGATCGACATCGCCCTCAGCGGCGATCTGGTCCGCTCCCTCGCGGGCGGCCCGTGGCTGCTGATGGAGCACTCCACGGGCGCGGTGAACTGGCAGCCGGTGAACAGGGCGAAGGGCCCTGGCGAGCTTCGGCGCAACGCGCTGGCCCATGTGGCCCGCGGCGCGGACGGCATCGCCTACTTCCAGTGGCGTGCGGCGAAGGCGGGCGCCGAGCAGTGGCACTCGGCGATGCTCCCGCACGCGGGCACCGACAGCCAGATCTGGCGTGACGTCGTGCGACTGGGCGCGGACCTGCGGGCGTTGGCCGAGGTACGCGGCAGCGTCGGCACGGCCGAAGTGGCCGTCGTCTGGGACTGGAACGCCCGCTGGGCCATGGAACTCCCCTCCCAGCCGAGCGCCGAACTGCGCTTCCAGGACCTGGTCCGCGCCTGGTACGAGCCGCTGTGGCGGTCGGGCGTGGCGGTGGACTTCGTACGGCCGGACGCGGATCTGTCGGGGTACCGGGTGGTGTTGGCCCCCTCGCTGTACCTGGTGGACGACGAGGGCGCGAGCAACTTGACGGCCTTCGCGGAACGGGGCGGCACGCTGGCCGTCGGCTTCCACAGTGGTGCGGTCGACGAGAACTGTCACGTCCGGCTGGGCGGTTACCCGGGCGCGTTCCGGGAGGCGCTGGGGGTGCTGACCGACGAGCTGTTCCCGCTGCTGCCCGGCGAGTCCGTGGGGCTCAGTGGTGGCGGTACGGGGGCGCTGTGGTCGGAGCGGGTGCGCCTGGCCGGCGCCGAGCCGGTGGAGTCGTACACGACCGGTCCGCTGGCGGGCGGACCGGCGGTGACGCGCAACTCCCTTGGCGAGGGCACCACTTGGTACCTCGCCACGCAGCCGGATGCGGCGACCCTGGCGGGGTTGCTGGACCGCATCCGTGCGGAGGCGGGCGTAAAGCCGGTCCGCACGACCCCGCAGGGCGTCGAGGCGGTCCTGCGGCGGGGTTCGGACGCCGACTATCTCTTCCTCATCAACCACACCGACCGGCCCGCCCATATCGCGGTCGCGGTGGACGCCACGGAACTGCTGACGGGCAAGCCGGTGCCGGGGGCGGTCAGCGTTCCGGCGGGGGAGACGGCGGTGGTGCGGGAGCCGCACGGGGACTGA
- a CDS encoding ABC transporter substrate-binding protein produces the protein MQHFSPSGLSLPSPSRRTLLRGIGGAAVLGAGVPLLSACGGGGSASDPKTVTVGSNASDAVPKKAFADIYAAFKKESGLTVDVNTKDHNTFQEQINSYLQGTPDDVFNWFAGYRMQFFAAKGLATPLDDVWKSIGGNFPDAMHKLSKGEDGKYYFVPLYTYPWALFYRKSVFKEKGYEVPTKWDDFVALCKQMKKDGLVPIAFGDKDAWPALGTFDQINFRANGYDFHVELMAGKAAWTDAKVRKAFDLWAQILPFHQEGATGRTWQDAAQTLASKKAGMYLLGTFVGQQFTDEADREDLDFFAFPEIDPAYGQDTVEAPTDGFMLSKAPKNKAGAVKLLQYLGSPAAEEIYLKSDPNVVAASTKADTSSYSPLQKKAYEMISGAKSLTQFMDRDSRPDFTSTVMQPALQKFIRDPKQIDSLLSSIERQKKTIFASG, from the coding sequence ATGCAGCACTTCTCCCCCTCCGGTCTCTCACTGCCCTCGCCGAGCCGTCGCACTTTGCTGCGTGGCATCGGTGGCGCCGCTGTTCTCGGCGCCGGTGTCCCGCTGCTGAGTGCGTGCGGTGGCGGTGGTTCGGCGAGTGATCCGAAGACGGTCACGGTCGGTTCGAACGCGTCGGACGCGGTGCCGAAGAAGGCGTTCGCCGATATCTACGCGGCGTTCAAGAAGGAGTCCGGGCTCACGGTCGACGTGAACACCAAGGACCACAACACCTTCCAGGAGCAGATCAACTCCTACCTGCAGGGCACGCCGGACGACGTGTTCAACTGGTTCGCCGGTTACCGGATGCAGTTCTTCGCGGCCAAGGGGCTGGCCACGCCGCTGGATGACGTGTGGAAGTCCATCGGGGGCAACTTCCCCGACGCGATGCACAAGCTCTCCAAGGGCGAGGACGGCAAGTACTACTTCGTGCCGCTGTACACGTACCCGTGGGCGCTGTTCTACCGCAAGAGCGTGTTCAAGGAGAAGGGCTACGAAGTGCCCACGAAGTGGGACGACTTCGTGGCGCTGTGCAAGCAGATGAAGAAGGACGGCCTGGTGCCGATCGCCTTCGGTGACAAGGACGCCTGGCCGGCGCTGGGCACGTTCGACCAGATCAACTTCCGTGCCAACGGCTACGACTTCCATGTGGAGCTGATGGCGGGCAAGGCCGCCTGGACCGATGCCAAGGTGCGCAAGGCCTTCGACCTGTGGGCGCAGATCCTGCCCTTCCACCAGGAGGGCGCCACGGGCCGTACCTGGCAGGACGCCGCCCAGACGCTGGCGTCGAAGAAGGCCGGCATGTATCTGCTCGGCACCTTTGTGGGTCAGCAGTTCACCGACGAGGCCGACCGTGAGGACCTGGACTTCTTCGCCTTCCCGGAGATCGACCCGGCCTACGGGCAGGACACCGTGGAGGCGCCCACGGACGGGTTCATGCTCTCCAAGGCCCCGAAGAACAAGGCCGGTGCGGTCAAGCTGCTGCAGTACCTGGGCTCGCCGGCGGCGGAGGAGATCTACCTCAAGTCCGACCCGAACGTGGTGGCGGCCTCCACCAAGGCCGACACCTCCTCCTACAGCCCGCTGCAGAAGAAGGCCTACGAGATGATCTCCGGGGCGAAGTCCCTGACGCAGTTCATGGACCGTGACAGCCGGCCGGACTTCACCTCCACGGTGATGCAGCCGGCGCTGCAGAAGTTCATCCGTGACCCCAAGCAGATCGACAGCCTGCTGTCGTCGATCGAGCGCCAGAAGAAGACGATCTTCGCGTCGGGCTGA
- a CDS encoding glycoside hydrolase family 36 protein gives MHHPFTPVASVPVDEARARVHEEGWQSWSPSGAYALGDKPYRPTDDNWATVCYRPGVTVPEGTFQGEGLLVLDPGDGSPVRLWAAADPTREVPSIRLVVRDGGVAEVSADGPVKEWTGSTVQSVLGDWADSLQLAAPRPAPTVWCSWYEYFTQVTEDDIHENLRAMETLDLPIDVVQIDDGYQKALGDWLTLSGRFRSRAGIADAIRARGRRAGIWTAPFLVDPASDLAAEHPEWLVRDTDGGFTHAGRNWGHDLRVLDTTHPEAAAYLTDVFRTLRAEGYDYFKVDFLYAGALDGVRHDRDADALTAYRSGIELLREAIGEDAYLLGCGAPILPSIGLFDAMRVSPDTAPHRRPEADDYSQPGQDPAEFTGAGRQWQHGRLWINDPDCLMARPAVETREQWAAHVEATGGLMASSDRLLSLDEWGVATTRRLLGGDAR, from the coding sequence GTGCACCACCCCTTCACCCCCGTCGCCTCCGTGCCCGTGGACGAGGCCCGCGCCCGCGTCCACGAGGAGGGCTGGCAGTCCTGGAGCCCCAGCGGCGCCTACGCCCTCGGCGACAAGCCGTACCGCCCGACCGACGACAACTGGGCGACGGTCTGTTACCGCCCCGGCGTCACCGTCCCCGAGGGCACGTTCCAGGGCGAGGGCCTGCTGGTGCTCGACCCGGGCGACGGCTCACCGGTGCGCCTGTGGGCGGCGGCCGATCCGACGCGTGAGGTCCCGTCGATCCGGCTGGTCGTGCGGGACGGGGGCGTCGCGGAGGTCAGCGCCGACGGCCCGGTGAAGGAGTGGACGGGCAGCACCGTCCAGTCGGTGCTGGGCGACTGGGCCGACAGCCTCCAACTGGCGGCCCCGCGCCCGGCCCCGACGGTCTGGTGCTCCTGGTACGAGTACTTCACGCAGGTCACCGAGGACGACATCCACGAGAACCTCCGTGCGATGGAGACCCTCGACCTGCCCATCGACGTCGTCCAGATCGACGACGGCTACCAGAAGGCCCTCGGCGACTGGCTCACCCTCTCCGGCCGCTTCCGCTCCCGCGCGGGCATCGCGGACGCGATCAGGGCGCGGGGCCGCCGGGCCGGCATCTGGACGGCCCCCTTCCTGGTGGACCCGGCGAGCGACCTGGCCGCCGAGCACCCGGAGTGGCTGGTCCGGGACACGGACGGCGGTTTCACACACGCCGGCCGCAACTGGGGCCACGACCTGCGCGTCCTGGACACCACGCACCCCGAGGCGGCGGCGTATCTGACGGACGTGTTCCGCACGCTGCGCGCCGAGGGCTACGACTACTTCAAGGTCGACTTCCTCTACGCGGGCGCGCTGGACGGCGTACGACACGACCGGGACGCGGACGCGCTGACGGCGTACCGATCCGGGATCGAGCTGCTCCGCGAGGCGATCGGCGAGGACGCCTACCTGCTGGGCTGCGGCGCCCCGATCCTCCCCTCCATCGGCCTGTTCGACGCGATGCGGGTCAGCCCCGACACGGCCCCGCACCGCCGCCCCGAGGCCGACGACTACAGCCAACCCGGCCAGGACCCGGCCGAGTTCACCGGCGCCGGCCGCCAGTGGCAGCACGGCCGCCTCTGGATCAACGACCCCGACTGCCTGATGGCCCGCCCCGCGGTGGAGACCCGGGAGCAGTGGGCCGCGCACGTCGAGGCGACGGGCGGCCTGATGGCATCCAGCGACCGTCTGCTGTCGCTGGACGAGTGGGGCGTGGCCACGACTCGCCGTCTGCTCGGGGGAGATGCCCGATGA
- a CDS encoding carbohydrate ABC transporter permease — protein MTTDITKETPEAAAVPPSGAAQPKKVPRGHRRLLTRRDRLTLGLMAGLPTILHIALVWVTALASIALAFTTWDGIGFDSIKWVGLDNFRELFTNNPQFWPAVEHNVVWFVVLILIPTPLGLFLAVQLDKKIRFSRVYQTAFFLPVVLSMAVIGFVWQLVYNPDTGLINSVIGANEPGKYIDWIGDPDLNLWAILVAASWRHAGYMMILYLAGLKGVDPALREASALDGAGEWQTFKNVIFPTLRPTNTIVLVVTIIEALRAFDLVFVFNKGAEGTELLSILVTNNIIGESSRIGYGSAIAVVLLLISLIVIIPYLVATFRKERRA, from the coding sequence ATGACGACTGACATCACCAAGGAGACCCCCGAGGCGGCCGCTGTGCCGCCTTCGGGCGCTGCCCAGCCCAAGAAGGTGCCCCGCGGGCACCGCCGTCTGCTGACCCGCCGTGACCGGCTCACCCTCGGCCTGATGGCCGGGCTGCCGACGATCCTGCACATCGCCCTGGTCTGGGTCACCGCGCTGGCGTCGATCGCGCTGGCCTTCACCACCTGGGACGGCATCGGCTTCGACTCGATCAAGTGGGTCGGGCTGGACAACTTCCGCGAGCTGTTCACCAACAACCCGCAGTTCTGGCCGGCCGTCGAGCACAACGTCGTCTGGTTCGTCGTGCTGATCCTGATCCCGACCCCGCTGGGGCTGTTCCTGGCCGTGCAGCTGGACAAGAAGATCCGCTTCAGCCGCGTCTACCAGACCGCGTTCTTCCTGCCCGTCGTGCTGTCGATGGCCGTCATCGGCTTCGTCTGGCAGCTGGTCTACAACCCCGACACCGGCCTGATCAACAGCGTCATCGGCGCCAACGAGCCCGGCAAGTACATCGACTGGATCGGCGACCCCGACCTCAACCTGTGGGCGATCCTCGTCGCCGCGTCCTGGCGCCACGCCGGCTACATGATGATCCTCTACCTGGCCGGCCTCAAGGGCGTCGACCCCGCCCTGCGCGAGGCCTCCGCCCTGGACGGCGCCGGCGAGTGGCAGACGTTCAAGAACGTCATCTTCCCCACCCTGCGCCCCACCAACACCATCGTCCTGGTCGTCACCATCATCGAGGCCCTGCGCGCCTTCGACCTCGTCTTCGTCTTCAACAAGGGCGCCGAAGGCACCGAACTGCTCTCCATCCTGGTCACCAACAACATCATCGGAGAGTCCAGCCGCATCGGATACGGCTCGGCCATCGCCGTCGTCCTGCTGCTGATCTCCCTGATCGTGATCATCCCCTACCTGGTGGCCACCTTCCGCAAGGAGCGGCGCGCATGA
- a CDS encoding copper resistance CopC/CopD family protein yields the protein MLLGPLLVLLLLGGTGSASAHAALRATDPEDGTLLKSAPRHLTLTFTESVGLLDDSFRVLDPDGRRLRTGEPQHAQDGSDTARVTLPGKLAQGTYTVAWRVVSADSHPVSGAFTFSVGKRSLTLATVDPGPTEDPATKALYNIARYLAYLAAALLIGTATFMAVCRPPDAPVLHRLLRTGWWTLLVATLALLVLRAPYETGEGPLGSLSADSLTRTLTSRPGVVLLARLALLLGAAVYLVRLSRRRQPYGWSGAALAAGLAVTWAAGEHASAGVQVPAAMASSALHLLATAVWLGGLTALVVTLYRSAPLTPATVTRFSRLAFASVTVLVVTGVYQSWRGLGSWDALTGTTYGRLLTLKLAAVALLLGAAALSRRWTARLATVDAEAVVRERERERERERERVPEAVGGPTSPEPTSPEPPSAHVASPPDRHRRALRRSVLAEVAVGAVVLAVTTSLTSTLPGRAEAEAAAGAPAVIGASVTTVPFDVGTPGGRGKVQITLDPGRVGDNSIEALVYGPDGGVAIVPELRVSFTHAAKDIGPLDAELADKGGYWGNSFLNLPIAGTWKMKVTVRTSEVDQVSETRSVVVR from the coding sequence GTGCTGCTGGGCCCCCTGCTGGTCCTGCTCCTCCTCGGCGGCACGGGATCCGCGTCGGCTCACGCAGCCCTCCGCGCCACTGACCCCGAGGACGGAACCCTCCTCAAGTCGGCCCCCCGTCACCTCACCCTGACCTTCACGGAGTCCGTCGGCCTGCTCGACGACTCCTTCCGCGTCCTGGACCCGGACGGCCGCCGCCTGCGCACGGGCGAGCCGCAGCACGCCCAGGACGGCAGCGACACCGCGCGGGTGACGTTGCCCGGGAAGCTGGCCCAGGGCACCTACACGGTGGCCTGGCGGGTGGTGTCGGCCGACAGTCATCCGGTCTCCGGAGCGTTCACCTTCTCCGTCGGCAAACGCTCCCTCACCCTGGCCACCGTCGACCCCGGCCCCACCGAGGACCCGGCGACCAAGGCCCTCTACAACATCGCCCGCTACCTGGCCTACCTCGCCGCCGCCCTGCTCATCGGCACGGCGACGTTCATGGCGGTCTGCCGTCCGCCGGACGCCCCCGTGCTCCACAGGCTGCTCAGGACGGGCTGGTGGACCCTCCTCGTCGCCACCCTCGCCCTGCTGGTGCTGCGCGCCCCGTACGAGACGGGCGAGGGCCCCCTGGGGTCCCTGAGCGCCGACTCCCTCACCCGCACCCTGACCAGCCGCCCGGGCGTCGTCCTGCTGGCCCGCCTCGCCCTCCTGCTGGGGGCCGCCGTGTATCTCGTACGGCTGTCCCGGCGCCGTCAGCCCTACGGCTGGTCCGGCGCCGCCCTCGCCGCAGGCCTCGCCGTGACCTGGGCCGCCGGCGAGCACGCCTCCGCGGGCGTCCAGGTGCCGGCCGCCATGGCGTCCTCGGCGCTGCATCTGCTGGCCACGGCGGTATGGCTGGGCGGCCTCACGGCCCTGGTCGTGACGCTGTACCGGTCGGCCCCCCTGACCCCGGCCACCGTCACCCGCTTCTCCCGCCTCGCCTTCGCTTCCGTGACCGTCCTGGTCGTCACCGGCGTCTACCAGTCCTGGCGCGGCCTCGGCTCCTGGGACGCGCTCACCGGCACGACGTACGGCAGGCTCCTGACCCTCAAGCTGGCCGCGGTGGCCCTGCTCCTCGGGGCGGCGGCCCTCTCGCGTCGCTGGACGGCGCGGCTGGCGACAGTCGACGCGGAGGCGGTCGTACGGGAAAGGGAACGGGAGCGGGAGCGAGAGCGAGAGCGGGTGCCGGAGGCGGTCGGCGGGCCGACCTCGCCGGAGCCGACGTCGCCGGAGCCGCCGTCGGCCCACGTGGCGTCTCCCCCGGACCGGCACCGCCGTGCGCTGCGCCGTTCCGTCCTCGCCGAAGTCGCCGTCGGCGCCGTCGTGCTCGCGGTCACCACGAGCCTCACCAGCACGCTGCCCGGCCGAGCGGAGGCCGAGGCGGCGGCGGGGGCGCCCGCCGTCATCGGTGCCTCCGTCACCACCGTCCCCTTCGACGTCGGCACCCCCGGCGGCCGCGGCAAGGTGCAGATCACCCTCGACCCGGGCCGGGTCGGCGACAACTCGATCGAGGCCCTCGTCTACGGCCCCGACGGCGGCGTCGCCATCGTTCCTGAACTGCGTGTCTCCTTCACCCACGCGGCCAAGGACATCGGCCCCCTCGACGCCGAGCTCGCCGACAAGGGCGGCTACTGGGGCAACAGCTTCCTCAACCTGCCCATCGCCGGGACGTGGAAGATGAAGGTCACCGTACGGACGTCGGAGGTCGACCAGGTGAGCGAGACCAGGTCGGTCGTCGTGCGCTAG
- a CDS encoding GNAT family N-acetyltransferase, producing MSEPPAVVRRPVHEEVVDGFGAVRVLPLDPHADAEVIHGWVSEERAVFWGMNGLTRDQVAEIYAHLDTLDTHHAFLVVRDADPVALLQTYEPEADRVGECYDVRPDDIGVHLLLAPAGSAGARSGWTSALLTVITSYVFLTLDRQRVVVDPDVRNEKAIARFLKQGFTAGPAVVLPEVDLPDVYIPRKDAQLAFLEREVAFPA from the coding sequence ATGTCTGAGCCGCCCGCGGTCGTCCGCCGACCGGTCCACGAGGAAGTGGTCGACGGCTTCGGCGCCGTCCGTGTCCTGCCCCTCGACCCGCACGCCGACGCCGAGGTGATCCACGGCTGGGTCAGCGAGGAACGGGCCGTCTTCTGGGGCATGAACGGCCTGACCAGGGACCAGGTGGCCGAGATCTACGCCCACCTGGACACCCTCGACACCCACCACGCCTTCCTGGTCGTACGGGACGCCGACCCGGTCGCGCTGCTCCAGACGTACGAGCCGGAGGCCGACCGCGTCGGCGAGTGCTACGACGTCCGTCCCGACGACATCGGCGTCCACCTGCTGCTCGCCCCCGCCGGCTCGGCCGGCGCGCGGTCCGGCTGGACCTCGGCGCTCCTGACCGTCATCACGTCATACGTCTTCCTCACCCTGGACCGGCAGCGGGTGGTGGTGGATCCCGACGTACGCAATGAGAAAGCCATCGCCCGTTTCCTCAAGCAGGGCTTCACGGCGGGCCCGGCGGTCGTGCTGCCGGAGGTCGACCTCCCGGACGTGTACATCCCGCGGAAGGACGCCCAACTCGCCTTCCTGGAGCGAGAGGTAGCCTTCCCGGCGTGA
- a CDS encoding SDR family NAD(P)-dependent oxidoreductase has translation MSGLLEGQVALVTGAGGGIGRGVALRFAQEGAAVVLHCRTAVEAAGEAASRIRESGGRAVVLRGDLTDEEECRRVVAEAAEWGDGRLTALVNNAGAQPTQELRGMTVAQWRAVVDTNLSSVFACTQAAVEVMREQDGGGSVTHIASIEATHPAPLHAHYSASKAAVVMHARSAALEYGPLGIRVNTVSPGLIDREGLEEAWPEGVRRWERAAPAGRLGRPEDVGDACVFLASRLASWVTGHDLVVDGGVSAGPTW, from the coding sequence ATGAGCGGACTCCTCGAAGGACAGGTCGCCCTGGTCACGGGCGCGGGCGGCGGCATCGGGCGCGGGGTCGCGCTGCGGTTCGCGCAGGAGGGGGCGGCGGTCGTGCTGCACTGCCGTACGGCGGTGGAGGCGGCGGGGGAAGCGGCGTCCCGTATCCGGGAATCGGGTGGGCGGGCCGTGGTGCTGCGCGGCGACCTGACGGATGAGGAGGAGTGCCGACGGGTGGTGGCCGAGGCCGCCGAGTGGGGTGACGGGCGACTGACGGCGCTGGTCAACAACGCGGGCGCACAGCCGACGCAGGAGCTGCGGGGCATGACCGTGGCGCAGTGGCGGGCGGTCGTGGACACCAACCTGTCGAGCGTCTTCGCGTGCACACAGGCCGCGGTCGAGGTCATGCGGGAGCAGGACGGCGGCGGCTCGGTCACCCACATCGCCTCCATCGAGGCGACCCACCCGGCACCCCTGCACGCCCACTACTCCGCCTCCAAGGCGGCGGTGGTGATGCACGCCCGCTCGGCCGCCCTGGAGTACGGCCCTCTCGGCATCCGCGTCAACACGGTCTCGCCCGGGCTGATCGACCGGGAGGGGCTGGAGGAGGCGTGGCCGGAGGGGGTGCGGCGGTGGGAACGGGCGGCGCCGGCGGGGAGGTTGGGGCGGCCGGAGGACGTGGGGGACGCTTGCGTGTTCCTGGCGTCGCGGCTCGCGTCCTGGGTCACGGGGCACGATCTGGTGGTGGACGGTGGGGTGTCGGCGGGGCCGACATGGTGA